A region of the Flavobacteriales bacterium genome:
TGCTGATGTTCTCGTTGCCGGATCAACGGTATTCAAGTCGAGTGATCCGATCAGCACCATTGAACAACTGAAGAATCCTTAGTTCTTAGTTTTGAGAGTGAGCGTCAGAACAATGGGCTGAGGGGCGATGAGCTACAGGGCATATGATCAACACTATCTCGTGCAACCAACTGACTCGCTGAAAGCGAACCGACTCGTGAAACGAATAGACTCGCCGAAGGCGAATAACCAGTGCCTACGGCACGAATAACATCTACTCGCTGCCTAAGACGTAATCTTCCAAGTAACTGAACTCTTCGGTCAAGTTTCCTTTGAGGTCCGTTTCGGATGCACGGCCAATGATATTGGTAGGATCTTCCTCGAATAAAGCCGGAACTACATTCTTTATGAGTTCACTTCCGAAGTCCTCGGAGGCATCCTTTGGAAGCTCGCAAGGCAGGTTATCCACGGCCATCACTCCGACTGCATTATTGGCCATGAAGTCTACTTCACGCTCCAGATAAGGGTCGTAGCCGTACAGGGGATCGGCAATAGTGGAAGGACGTAAAGTGGTTGCGACAGGCCCATCGATATCACAGCTGATGTCTGCTACTACTCTAATATTAAAGATAGGGTTGCGGGCATCGTCTCGGGTAAATATGAACGGCACTTGACTGTCCCAATAGTGACAGGCTACATACACGTCCATTCGACCCGCGTAATTCATGAAATTTGATTCGAAGTCGGCTGGATTCTCGTAGAACTCCTTATTATTAAAGGACTTTCCATCTTTGCGTTTCACGTAGTCTTGAACGAGGAGTTGAGTGAATACCGGGTCGTCGAATTTTCCCTCTATAAATTCTTGTGACGCGACTTGCCGGATTCCGGCCGCCTTCAATACTTCAATGCCTCCGCCGGCGACTCTTCCACCGCCGGTCATGGCCAGTCGAAAGTGTTTGGGTAGCGATATTTTGGAAAGTTCCCCTTCCATTTCGCGGCGGTCAGCGCAAGCGTGAGCGGGTTCAAGAGCGTATCGATTGGTCTTTTTGCCGTAGGCAAGTAATGCATTATAAGCGCCCACGACTCCGGCGTATCGCCCGAATCCGACCAAGCGTTTACCACTCGCTGCCGTGAGCACTTCGTAGTCTACAAGCCGTATCTTTTTTTCGAGAATGGCGCGGAGGAGATCGCGGTTATACGATTGTTTTTTAAAGGTGT
Encoded here:
- a CDS encoding alanine dehydrogenase, yielding MKIGIIREGKNPPDKRVPFTPAQCRALKDQYPQLDITVQPSKIRCFHDEEYEIKGIRVDEDLSDCEYLFGVKEVPVDMLIPNKTYFFFSHTFKKQSYNRDLLRAILEKKIRLVDYEVLTAASGKRLVGFGRYAGVVGAYNALLAYGKKTNRYALEPAHACADRREMEGELSKISLPKHFRLAMTGGGRVAGGGIEVLKAAGIRQVASQEFIEGKFDDPVFTQLLVQDYVKRKDGKSFNNKEFYENPADFESNFMNYAGRMDVYVACHYWDSQVPFIFTRDDARNPIFNIRVVADISCDIDGPVATTLRPSTIADPLYGYDPYLEREVDFMANNAVGVMAVDNLPCELPKDASEDFGSELIKNVVPALFEEDPTNIIGRASETDLKGNLTEEFSYLEDYVLGSE